DNA sequence from the Streptomyces sp. MST-110588 genome:
GACGTGACCAGGAGGCCGCGCGTACGGCCTGGCGGGCGGCGCTGGAGGGGCCGAGCCGACCCACGTCGGTGGTGGGACGCGCGAGGACCGGGCCGGGGAGGCCCCGGCGGAAGACGGCGCACCGGACGGGCCCCGCGACGAGCCGGGCGAACCGTACGTCTTCGCCCTCCCCGAGGACCTGACACACCGGCTGACGCGCCGGGCCGCACAATGGGGCGTCACGCTCAACTCGATGGTCGAGACGGCCTGGGCGCTGCTGCTGGCCCATCTGACCGGGCGCGCGGACGTGGTCTTCGGCGTCACCGTCGCCGGTCGCCCCGCCGAGCTCCAGGGGGCCGCCGACCTGGTGGGTCTCTTCGTCAACACCGTGCCGCTACGGGTGCGTATCGACCCCGGGGAGCGGCTGGGCGACCTCGTAACGCGCGTACAGAGCGAGCGCGCGGAGCTGCTGGACCACCAGCACCTGGGGCTGAGCGACATCGAGGAGGCCGTGGGCGCGGGCCGGCTCTTCGACACCGCGCTGGCCTTCGAGAACTACCCCCTGGACGCCGCGGGGTTCAGCGTGCCGGCGGCCGGGGTGCGGGTGGAGTCCGTGGAGGTGCACGACGGCACCCATTACCCGCTCTCGCTCGCCGTCCTGCCACGCGAGAACCGGCTCGTCTTCCGGCTGCGGCTGCGCGAGGGCGCGCTGTCCTGGCCTGGTGACGCCGCCGAGCTGGGTGAACTGCTGCTGGCCTGCTGTGCGGCGCTCGCCGCGGCGGACGACGGGACGGGCGGCGGCGAGACGGCCGACGGCGACACGACCGATGGCAACACGACTGCCGGCAACACGACTGCCGGCGACACGACCGACGGTGACACGGAGGAGCAGCGCACAGGGAACCAGGGACCAGGGAACCAGGGCGCAGGTACGGCGGGGCGGCTGTCCCTCTTGTCCGCCGAACACCGCCGTACCGTGCTCGGTTGGGGCACCGGCCCGGACCCCGACCCGGCCGTACGGAACCAGGACGCCCCTGAGCACCCTTTCTCCCTCCCCGCCGCCTTCGAAGCGGTCGTGGCCCGGCACCCCGGCCGGGTGGCCCTGTGGTCGCAGGGGCAGGAGATCACGTATGGCGAACTCGACGCCCGCGCCAACAGGCTGGCCCGGCACCTGGCCCGCGGCGGCGCCGGATTCGGTACGCCGGTGGCGGTGGAGTCCGAGCGCTCGCCCGAGGTGGCGGTCGCCTACTTGGCGCTGGCCAAGCTCGGTGCCGTCTGCGTCCCGCTGCACCCGGGCCTCCCGCCGGAGCGCCGTCAGTGGATCCTGCGGCACACCGGTACGGAGCTGACGCTCGACGATCTCCCCGCCGCCGAACGCGCCGCCCGCGCCGAGCCCGCGAAGGGCCCGGGCACGCGGGTGCCACCGTCCCTGACCGCCTGCGTGATCTTCACTTCCGGCTCCTCCGGCCTGCCCAAGGGGGTGGCGCTGACGCACGGGAACATCCTGACGCGGGCGCTGGACCCCCTGTGGCGGGGGCCGGAGCACGAGCGGGTGCTCTTCCACAGCCCGCACGCCTGGGACATGGGCCTGTTCGAGGTGTGGATGCCGTTGCTCACCGGGCGGCGGTCCGTCGTGGCACCCGCGGGTGACCTGGAGCCCGCGGACTACCGCCGGGTGATCGAGGCGGGCGGGGTGACGTCCGCGCTGCTGACCGCGGGGCTGTTCGACGTGATCGCGCAGGAGTGTCCCCAGGCGCTGCGCGGGCTGCGTGCCGTGGCCGCCGGCGGGGACGTCCTGCCGCCGGCCGCGGTACGGCGCGCCCGCCGGGCCGCGCCGGGACTGCGGGTGTTCAACCTCTACGGTCCCGTGGAGACCACCGCGTACGCGGCGGGGTACGAGGTCCCCGCCGGGCCTGCGCAGGACCCGCGGCCCCTGCCCGTCGGCGGACCGGCCCCCGGCACCCGCGTCCTGCTGCTGGACCCGGCGCTGCGGCCCGTACCCCCGGGCGTGCCCGGCGAGATCCACCTCGCCGGCGGCGGCACGGCCCAGGGCTACCTCGGCGGGCCCGGCCGGACCGCGGAACGTTTCGTCGCGGACCCGTACGGCCCGCCGGGCAGCCGGATGTACCGTACGGGAGACCTGGGCCGCTGGGACTCGGCCGGGCGGCTGCACTTCCTGGGCCGCACGGACCGCCAGCTCAAGGTCAACGGTTTCCGGATCGAGCCCGGGGAGATCGAGGCGGCGCTGAGCCGCGAGCCCGGTGTGGGCGTAGCCGCCGTGGTCGCGCGCGGAACCGGCCCCTCGGGCAAGGCGCTCATCGGGTACGTGGTGCCCGACGGCCCACTGGACACCGGCGAACTGCGCGCCGGGCTGGCCGCGAAGCTGCCCGCCCATATGGTGCCCGCCACGCTGATCACGCTGGACGCGCTGCCGCTGACCCGCAACGGGAAGGTCGACACCGCCGCGCTGCCCGCTCCGGAGCCCGGGGGAACGGCGGCCGGGGCCCGGCCCGTACGCCCCGCCAGCAGGTGCTGGCCGCGCTGCTCGCAGATGTGCTCGGCGTGCCCGACGTGGGCGTCGAGGACAACTTCTTCGCGCTCGGCGGCAATTCGCTCTCCGCCGTCCGGGTCACCGGCCGGATCCGCGCCGAACTGGGCGGCGAGGTGTCGGTACGGGATCTGTTCGAGGCACCCACGGTGCGGTCCCTGGAACAGCGGATGGAACGGCGGATGGAACAACGGGCTGAACAGCGGACGCAGGGCGCGCGCGACGAGCAGGCCGCGGCACCGGCCGGCCCGCGGTGGACTCCCGGCCCCCGCCCGGCGGTCATCCCCCTCTCCCCCGCCCAGAAGCGCCTGTGGACGGTCAACTACCTCGGGGACCACCGGCCGGACTACGTGACCTCACTGCCCGTCGAGTTCCACGGCGCGCTGGACGTCCCGGCGCTGTGCGCGGCCGTCGGGGACCTCGTCGAGCGCCACGAGGTGCTGCGTACCGTCCTCCCGTACGGACCGGGCGGGCCCGAGCAGCGCATCCTGCCGCCGGACCGGGCACGCCCGGACATCCGTACAATCGAGGTGCCGGAAGCCGAACTGGACGAAGCACTGGCGGCCGGCCTCTCACAGGGCTTCGACCTGGCGACCGAACTCCCCCTGCGGGTACGGCTGTTCCGCTTCGGGCCCGACCGGCACGTCCTGCAGTTCGTCCTCCACCACATCGCCTTCGACGGACATTCCCTCGCTCCGCTGCGCCAGGACCTGCGCACCGCCTACCTGGCACGGGCCGCGGGCGAACGGCCCCGCTGGCCCGCCCCGGCGGTCCAGTACGCCGACTACACACTGTGGATGCGCGACCGCCTGGGCGCGCAGGACGACCCGGACAGCCGGGCGGCCGGGCACGCCCGCTACTGGCAGGAGGCACTCGCCGGCCTGCCGCAGGACCCGGCGCTGCCACGGGACCCGGAACTGCCGGACGACGGCGCCCCCCCCGGCCCTCGACCCCACCCCGGCCCTCGCTGCCGACCGCGGACCGGCGGACACCCTGTCCGTCGTCCTGGACCCGGACACCCACGCCAGGGTCGCGGCGAGCGCGCGGGAGTGCGCCGCGAGCACGTACATGGTGGTGCACGCCGCCCTCGCAGCCGCGCTCGGCGACGCGGGAGCGGGCCGTGACCTGCCCATCGGCCTGCCCCTGAGCGGTCGCGACGAAGCGGCGCTGGACGGTCTCATCGGCTGCGTGGTCAACATGGTGGTGCTGCGCACCGACACCTCGGGCGAACCCACCTACCGCGAACTGATCGGCCGGGTACGCGACCGTCTCCTGGCCGCCCACGACCACCAGGACTTCCCCTTCGACCGGGTGGTGGAGCTGCTCAACCCGCCCCGCTCCTCCCGGCGGCACCCGGTCTTCCAGACCGCCGTGACGTATCTCCACCTGGACCCGGCCGCCGGCGAGGAGACCTGGCCGGACGGTCCGAGCGTCCGTATCCGCCCGATGCCTCTGGCCCACACCGAACTGGACCTCCTCTTCCAGTTCCGTGAGCTGCGCGACCCCGGCAACGGCCCGGGCGGCATCGAAGGAGAACTGCTCTACTCCTCATCCCTCGTCACCAAGGAGACCGCAACCCACATCGTCGACTCCTTCAAGGCCCGGCTGTCCGCCTTGTGCACCGACCTCGACGCCCGCGTCGACGTACGCAGGTGACGGGTGGCCGCCCCGTGACAGCCGTGCCGTCACCCCGGTCAGCCGTCCTCCCGCGCCGCCCGTACGGCGCGGGTGCGCAGGACGAGAACCCCGGCACCAGCACGCCCAGCAGCCCCAGCCCGGCACAGCCCGCCACCACCTTCGCCAGTGACAGCCACGGCAGCACGTCCCACAGGCTGCCGGGGTACCCGCCACCGGCCGGCGCCGACAGCCGCCCGGCCAGCCCGGTGAGACAGCCGGCGGCCACGGCGCCGGCCAGGACCAGCCCGACGAGCACCACGGTCAGCGACTCCCAGCCGAGCATCCGCAGCAGTTGCCCGCGGGTGGCGCCCGCCAGCCGGAGGGCCGCGAACTCCGGTCGTCGCCGGCGCGTGGCGACGACCACGGTGTTGAGGATCCCGGCGCCCGAGAAGAGGGCCAGCGGCACCATCAGGACCCGCATGCCGACCGCGTTGCGCTCCCGTTGCTTCACGGGGTCGGCAGCACGCCGCGCCCCGGGCGGCGGAGCGCCGGCACCCGTCCGCGCCGGGCCGTACGCGGAGACTTGACCGTACGCGGACGTATGGGCGTACACCGGCACCCGGCCGTACGCGGACACATGACCGCGCGCAGACGTCCGGCCGTGCGCGGGCGCGTCAGCCGCCGTCCGCGCGACCGCCTGCGAGGCCGCGTGCGAGACCGCCTGCGAGGCCGCGTTGCCGCACAGCAGCAGCGCGCTCACGCCCGCCGCGAACAGGACCGGACCCGCCATGGCCGCGACCCGCCGTACGGCGCCGGCACCGTTCGCGGCGGCGAGGCCGCCCGAGCAGCGGGACAGCAGCCGGCCCGGCAGCGCGCACACCGCGCCCAACGGCCGCACGAGCGCCGGGGAGAGCAGCCAGATGCCGGCCAGGAGCAACAGCCCCAGCGCCAGAGCACCGTTCACGGCGGCTGCGGGGCCGCTCCGGTGCCCGTACCGGCTCCAGGCGGCCCAGCCGAGGGCGAGCGTCACCGCCCCGCCACCGCGCGCCCCGGCGGCAGCGCGCGGCGCTCCACCGTGGCCTCCCGCAGGGCGGCGACGGCCGGTACCCGCAGCGGTCCGCGCACCGCCGCCAGCGCGGCCGGCACCGAGACGGCCACCACACACCCCGCCCCCAGTACGAAGCCGAGCGGGGAGAAGCCCGCCGTGGGCCCGTACGGCAGCACCTCGTTGCGGATCAGCCACCCGAGGACCGGTCCCGCCACGGCGCTTCCGGCCGCGGCCCCCACCAGGCCGCCCAGCGCACCGGCCACCGCGGCCCCGGTGACGAGCCGGGTGCGTATCTGCCCGGGTGTCGCCCCGATCAGACGCAGCGTCCCGATCTCCCGGCGGCGCTGCTGCACCACCAGGGACAGGGTGTTGGCGACCAGCAGCAGCGTCGCCAGGCCGGAGGTGCCGCCGACCAGGCCGAGCAGCGCCTGCACCGTCTTCTCCGGCCCGTGCCCCGGCCCGGCCCGGTGGACCCGGTCCAAGACCGTGATCAGTACGGTGAGCAGGGCCGCCCCCATGGCGGTGGCCACCGACGCGCCACCGTACCGGCCGGCCCGCGCACGGATACCGCGCGTCGGCGTACTCGATCGGACGGTCACGACGTCACCCCCGCCGTGCAGGCCGCGATCCGCTCCGCCGAGACCTCGCGCCCGGTCAGCCGGTCCGCCAACCGCCCGTCGGCGAGCACCAGCACGTCATCGGCCCACCGCGCCGCGTGCGGATCGTGCGTCACCATCACCACCGTCGTCCCCAGTTCGTCCACGGCGCCACGCAGCAGGGCCAGTACGTTCTGGCCACCGGCCCGGTCCAGCGCGCCGGTCGGCTCGTCGGCGAAGACCACATCGGGCCCGGTGATCAGCGCGCGGGCCAGCGCGACCCGCTGCCGCTGGCCGCCCGACAGCTCGGCCGGCCGGTGGCCGCGCCGGTCCGAGAGCCCGACCCGGTCCAGCAGGCGCGTCAGCCGGCGGGCGTCGGGCCGGCGCCCGGCGAGCCGTAGCGGAAGGGTCACGTTGGCGGTGACGGTCAGGGCGGGCAGGAGGTGGAAGTCCTGGAAGACGAATCCGACGTGGTCCCGCCGCAGCAGGGTCAACTGCCGCTCGGACAGGCCGGCCAGCGCATGGCCGGCCAGCTCCACACTCCCCGGGTGGGCCGTTCCAGGCCGGCCGCGCAGTGCATCAAAGTCGACTTTCCGGAGCCCGAAGGCCCGGTGACGGCGGTGAAGGTGCCGCGGCGGAAATCATGGCTGATCTCGTGGAGGGCGACGACCGCGCCCGGCCCTCTGCCGTGCACCTTGCCCACCGAGCGCAGCCGTACGGCATGGCCGCCGTCCCCCGGTCCGGTTCCGGGACCGGCCCCGGAACCGGGACCGGGCACGGGTGCGGACGCGGACGCGGACCCTCGCCCGTATCCCGAGTCGTCATGAGGCCGTTGCGGGCGTATCGATGTCATGGCCCAAGTCAACGGCGCGCACCGCCCGCCGTCGGTGGAGCGCGGTGGAGACCCGGGGTAGACCTGGGTCTACTCTTGATCAGCCGTACGGAAGCGCCGGGTGTCCGGACCGGAACGGACGTCGGGGACCGGGACGAGGACGCAGGTGGGGGGACGGGTGCCAGGGCGCGCGCCGGCGAGGGCCGTACGGGAGCGGGCGGCGGCGACGGCCGTACGGGCCCGGCGGCGGGCCGCGACAGCAGTCGCACGAGTACGGGGCCCGGCCGCGCGGCTGGGACGCTCGGCCGGATATCTGGCCGGCGGCTTCCCCATCGGCCAGGTCTGGCTGATCGTCGCCGCGCTCGCCGCCACGGTGGGACTGGCGACCGCCCTGCTGCTCGTCGGCCTCCCCCTGCTCGCCCTGGCAGCCCTGTCGGGGATCGCGGTGGGCGCGGTCGAGCGGGCCCGCCTGCGGTGGTTCACCGGTACGCCCGTCCCCTCACCGCACACACCGGTGACCGGCGGGCCGTTCGCCTGGGCCCGGCGCCGGCTGACCGAGCCGGCGACGTGGTGGGAACTGGCCTACGCCGTGTTCCACTGTCTGCTGTCCTTCGCCGACTTCGTCCTGGTCATCGGCGGGCTGTCGCTGTCCGCCGCGCTGCTCGCCGCCCCGTACTGCGCCGCCTGGCCCCGGACGGCGAACTGCGCACCGCGGTCTTCCGTGCCACCTCGGACGTACAAGCCGTGGCACTGACGCTCTGTGGTGCCGTCCTGCTGGCCCTGTTCTCCTGGGTGCTCACCCGGTATGCCGCGGCCCGCGCCCGACTGGCCGCGAGTGTGCTGACCCGGGGTCGCGCCGAGGACGGGGACGGTGGCGGGCCGGACCGGCGCATCGGGCAGTTGGTGCGGTCGCGGGCCCGCATCCTGGGCGCGTACGACGCCGAACGGCGCCGTATCGAACGCGATCTGCACGACGGGGCGCAGCAGCGGCTCACCGGCCTCATCATGACGCTGGGCCTGGCCCGCCTGGAACTGCCGGACGCCCCGCCGGCGGCGCGCGAACTGCTGGAAACGGCGTACCGGGAGGCCCGTACCACCCTGACCGAACTGCGTGACCTGGTGCACGGCATCTACCCGTCGGTGCTCACCGACCGGGGCCTGCCCGCGGCGCTCACGCGCCTGGCGGAGGACTCCGCCGTACCGGTGGAGCTGGACGTGGACCTGCCCGAGCGGCCCTCGGAGGCGGTGGAGGCCGCGACATACTTCGTGGCCTGCGAGGCGCTGGCCAACGTCGCCAAGCACAGCGGCGCGGCCACGGCCCGGCTGTCGCTGCGGCGGCGGGGTGCGCGGCTGGTGCTGGAGGTGTACGACGACGGGGTGGGCGGCGCCGACGCCGAGTCGGGCAGCGGGCTGCTGGGGCTGGCCGACCGGGTCGCCGCTTTCGAGGGCACCGTTCATCTGTCGAGCCCGGCCGGCGGGCCGACCCTGTTGCATGTGGAGATTCCATGCGAATCGTGATCGCGGAGGATTCCGCCCTGTTGCGCGAGGGCCTCGTGCAGATCCTGGAGAAGTTCGGCCACCAGGTGAGCGCGGCGGTCGACAACGGGCCCTCGCTCCTGGCCGCGGTGCGCGAGCACCGCCCCGGCATCGCGGTGGTCGACGTCCGGCTGCCGCCCGGCTTCCGGGACGAGGGGCTGCGCGCCGCACTCGCCCTGCGCGCGGAGTTCCCGGACCTGGCGGTGCTGGTGCTCTCGCAGTATCTGGAGGCGGACTACGCCGCGGAGCTGCTGGAGTGCGGCAGCGCGGGGGTCGGCTATCTGCTCAAGGACCGGGTGGGCGATGTGCTGGAGTTCCTCGACGCGGTACGGCGGGTGGCCGGCGGGGAGACCGTCATCGACCCGGAGATCGTACGGAAACTGCTGCGCAGCCGCCGCGGGCGGTCCCGCGTTCAGGAACTGACGCCCCGTGAGACGGAGGTGCTGGAGCTGATGGCGGAGGGGCGCTCCAACTCCGCCATCGCCGGCACGCTGGTGGTCAGCCAGGCAGCGGTGGCCAAGCACATCGGCAACATCTTCGACAAGCTGGGCCTGCACACCCGCGACACCGACCACCGCCGGGTCCTGGCCGTCCTGGCCTACCTCCGCCGCTGACAGCCCGTGTTCCCCCACCTCTTCGGCGCCTTCGGCATCTTCCGCGTCTTCGGCATCGATCCCCTCCTGGTCGGACGTCAAAGGGACGCCCGGGCCCGAAAACAGGAGGCGGAAGCCGGAACCGACTTGGCAGGATGACCGCACTTCCGCACTTCCGCACTTCCGCGCTTCCACGCCCGACGCGAAAGGACCCGAGCGACCGTGACTCGTGCCGTCACCCTGATCCGCTCCGACTCCCTGTCCGACATCGCCGAGTACGCCTACGCGGCCACGGCACCCGCCGACTCACGGCTCATCTTCCTCGCCGGGGCCTGCCCGCTGAACAAGGACGGTTCCACGGCCGCGGTCGGTGACTACGCGGGCCAGGCGGCGAAAGCCGTCGACAACATGCGCACCGCGCTCGCCGCCTCGGGCGCCTCGCTGGAAGACGTCATCAGCACCCGGGTCCTCGTCGCGTCCACGTGCCGGACGGACCTGGTGACCGCCTGGCAGGTGGTCCGCGACGCCTTCGGCGACCACGACGTCCCCAGCACCTTGATGGGCGTCACCGTCCTCGGCTACGCCGACCAGCTCGTCGAGATCGAGGCCGTCGCCGCCGTCCTCGATTCTCAGGCGCCCGGAACGAGGCACAGCCGACTCGGCGCGTGAGAGCACAGTGGCCGACGGAACCCGAGTCTTCGTAGGGGCCGGCCACAGGGGACTCACTGGTGTCCCTCCGGGTGGCGTCGCATGTAGACGTTGCAGTCGCTGACGGTGGTCATGTCACCTACCGCGCGGGCCCGGTCGCGCACCTTGTCCAGTTCGGCGCACCCCGCACAGCCTTCGACCGGTGTCGGCTCCACGTCCAGGCGCAGCGGGAGATCGACCGGCGGGGTCGAGTATCTGATCGGTTCCGTCACTGCTCATCGCCACCTTCGAACGACACATGGCCGACCCCTTGACAGGCCGGTGCTCCAGTTCAGTATTCGAGTGGCCGAAGCGCTACCGCTACGGTTCGCAGTGCACTAGCGTACTCTCGGTGACGGGTCGTCAACTCTATGGAAGGGCAGGCCCCATGCCCAGCCCCAAGACGTTCACGAAGGTCGCGGATCACTTCCGCGAGCGCATTCTGTCGGGGGAGCTGGCACCCGGCACCAAGCTGCCGACCAACCGGGAGATCGCCGGCCAGTGGCAGGTGGCAGCCGCCACCGTTTCGCGGGCCTTGCAGGCTCTCCAGGTGGAGAACTTCATCCGTACCACCCGCGCGGCACCTACGTCGCCGACGATCCTCGCTGGACCCTGTCGGCGCGGGACCGGCTGGCCAGGGTTCAGCGGGTGAAGTCGTTCCTGGCGGAGGGGGAGACGAGCCGGGTGACGGCGGCCGAGCTGATCGTGCCGCCGCTGTACGTGGCGGAGATCTTCGATCTGGCGGCCGGGGATCAGGTGGTGCGGCGCGAGTGGCTGGCCGGGCGGGGCAGGACCAGGACGGTGTTCGCGGTGACCTGGTATCCGGCTCCGTTCGCCGCGCTGGTTCCGGATCTGCTGAACACCGCTCCGGGTCGCAATCACGGACTTTCGGCCCGGGTTCTGGAGGCGACCGGCCGCACGGTCACCCACGCCCGTGACGACCTGCACGCGCGCCCCGCCGACGCCCGCGAGGCCGGTGCCCTCGCGCTGCCGGTCGGCTCGCCGGTGCTGGCCGGTGCCCACAGGTGGTCGGATGCGGAGGGGGTCATCGAGTACGGGGAGTGGTGTCTGCCGCCCCGGTTCACGATCGGGTACGAGTACCAGCCCTGACGGGCGGCGGCCCGGGGTGGGCTCCGTGGGAGCGGTGGGAGGCCCGCGTCGGGTGGTGGGGCCGTACCGGTGGGTTTGCCGGCGGCAGGTTTAGTGGTGGCCGTCCCAGGTTAGCCCGAAGGGCTGTGCCGCGGTATGCCGCGGTCCCGGCCCACCGG
Encoded proteins:
- a CDS encoding sensor domain-containing protein, translated to MPGRAPARAVRERAAATAVRARRRAATAVARVRGPAARLGRSAGYLAGGFPIGQVWLIVAALAATVGLATALLLVGLPLLALAALSGIAVGAVERARLRWFTGTPVPSPHTPVTGGPFAWARRRLTEPATWWELAYAVFHCLLSFADFVLVIGGLSLSAALLAAPYCAAWPRTANCAPRSSVPPRTYKPWH
- a CDS encoding amino acid adenylation domain-containing protein → MTRRAAQWGVTLNSMVETAWALLLAHLTGRADVVFGVTVAGRPAELQGAADLVGLFVNTVPLRVRIDPGERLGDLVTRVQSERAELLDHQHLGLSDIEEAVGAGRLFDTALAFENYPLDAAGFSVPAAGVRVESVEVHDGTHYPLSLAVLPRENRLVFRLRLREGALSWPGDAAELGELLLACCAALAAADDGTGGGETADGDTTDGNTTAGNTTAGDTTDGDTEEQRTGNQGPGNQGAGTAGRLSLLSAEHRRTVLGWGTGPDPDPAVRNQDAPEHPFSLPAAFEAVVARHPGRVALWSQGQEITYGELDARANRLARHLARGGAGFGTPVAVESERSPEVAVAYLALAKLGAVCVPLHPGLPPERRQWILRHTGTELTLDDLPAAERAARAEPAKGPGTRVPPSLTACVIFTSGSSGLPKGVALTHGNILTRALDPLWRGPEHERVLFHSPHAWDMGLFEVWMPLLTGRRSVVAPAGDLEPADYRRVIEAGGVTSALLTAGLFDVIAQECPQALRGLRAVAAGGDVLPPAAVRRARRAAPGLRVFNLYGPVETTAYAAGYEVPAGPAQDPRPLPVGGPAPGTRVLLLDPALRPVPPGVPGEIHLAGGGTAQGYLGGPGRTAERFVADPYGPPGSRMYRTGDLGRWDSAGRLHFLGRTDRQLKVNGFRIEPGEIEAALSREPGVGVAAVVARGTGPSGKALIGYVVPDGPLDTGELRAGLAAKLPAHMVPATLITLDALPLTRNGKVDTAALPAPEPGGTAAGARPVRPASRCWPRCSQMCSACPTWASRTTSSRSAAIRSPPSGSPAGSAPNWAARCRYGICSRHPRCGPWNSGWNGGWNNGLNSGRRARATSRPRHRPARGGLPAPARRSSPSPPPRSACGRSTTSGTTGRTT
- a CDS encoding FtsX-like permease family protein encodes the protein MTLALGWAAWSRYGHRSGPAAAVNGALALGLLLLAGIWLLSPALVRPLGAVCALPGRLLSRCSGGLAAANGAGAVRRVAAMAGPVLFAAGVSALLLCGNAASQAVSHAASQAVARTAADAPAHGRTSARGHVSAYGRVPVYAHTSAYGQVSAYGPARTGAGAPPPGARRAADPVKQRERNAVGMRVLMVPLALFSGAGILNTVVVATRRRRPEFAALRLAGATRGQLLRMLGWESLTVVLVGLVLAGAVAAGCLTGLAGRLSAPAGGGYPGSLWDVLPWLSLAKVVAGCAGLGLLGVLVPGFSSCAPAPYGRRGRTADRGDGTAVTGRPPVTCVRRRGRRGRCTRRTAGP
- a CDS encoding condensation domain-containing protein, encoding MWTVNYLGDHRPDYVTSLPVEFHGALDVPALCAAVGDLVERHEVLRTVLPYGPGGPEQRILPPDRARPDIRTIEVPEAELDEALAAGLSQGFDLATELPLRVRLFRFGPDRHVLQFVLHHIAFDGHSLAPLRQDLRTAYLARAAGERPRWPAPAVQYADYTLWMRDRLGAQDDPDSRAAGHARYWQEALAGLPQDPALPRDPELPDDGAPPGPRPHPGPRCRPRTGGHPVRRPGPGHPRQGRGERAGVRREHVHGGARRPRSRARRRGSGP
- a CDS encoding condensation domain-containing protein; translation: MDPDTHARVAASARECAASTYMVVHAALAAALGDAGAGRDLPIGLPLSGRDEAALDGLIGCVVNMVVLRTDTSGEPTYRELIGRVRDRLLAAHDHQDFPFDRVVELLNPPRSSRRHPVFQTAVTYLHLDPAAGEETWPDGPSVRIRPMPLAHTELDLLFQFRELRDPGNGPGGIEGELLYSSSLVTKETATHIVDSFKARLSALCTDLDARVDVRR
- a CDS encoding response regulator transcription factor; amino-acid sequence: MRIVIAEDSALLREGLVQILEKFGHQVSAAVDNGPSLLAAVREHRPGIAVVDVRLPPGFRDEGLRAALALRAEFPDLAVLVLSQYLEADYAAELLECGSAGVGYLLKDRVGDVLEFLDAVRRVAGGETVIDPEIVRKLLRSRRGRSRVQELTPRETEVLELMAEGRSNSAIAGTLVVSQAAVAKHIGNIFDKLGLHTRDTDHRRVLAVLAYLRR
- a CDS encoding Rid family hydrolase, producing MTRAVTLIRSDSLSDIAEYAYAATAPADSRLIFLAGACPLNKDGSTAAVGDYAGQAAKAVDNMRTALAASGASLEDVISTRVLVASTCRTDLVTAWQVVRDAFGDHDVPSTLMGVTVLGYADQLVEIEAVAAVLDSQAPGTRHSRLGA
- a CDS encoding histidine kinase, yielding MALTLCGAVLLALFSWVLTRYAAARARLAASVLTRGRAEDGDGGGPDRRIGQLVRSRARILGAYDAERRRIERDLHDGAQQRLTGLIMTLGLARLELPDAPPAARELLETAYREARTTLTELRDLVHGIYPSVLTDRGLPAALTRLAEDSAVPVELDVDLPERPSEAVEAATYFVACEALANVAKHSGAATARLSLRRRGARLVLEVYDDGVGGADAESGSGLLGLADRVAAFEGTVHLSSPAGGPTLLHVEIPCES
- a CDS encoding ABC transporter permease — translated: MTVRSSTPTRGIRARAGRYGGASVATAMGAALLTVLITVLDRVHRAGPGHGPEKTVQALLGLVGGTSGLATLLLVANTLSLVVQQRRREIGTLRLIGATPGQIRTRLVTGAAVAGALGGLVGAAAGSAVAGPVLGWLIRNEVLPYGPTAGFSPLGFVLGAGCVVAVSVPAALAAVRGPLRVPAVAALREATVERRALPPGRAVAGR